One genomic segment of Candidatus Sulfotelmatobacter sp. includes these proteins:
- a CDS encoding protein kinase: MLSALAGTGMIGQRLSHYKIEEQIGAGGMGVVYRAHDEQLDRDVAIKVLPPGSLADEAAHKRFRKEALSLARLNHPNIATVHEFGSQHGIAFLVTEYIPGITLDAKLADGPLPPAEVMRLGVQLAAGLAAAHHQGIVHRDLKPGNLRLTADGRLKILDFGLAQLMPRASELGETKTATQSLETSGTLPYMSPEQLSGEVADGRSDIWAAGAVLYEMSTGKRPFPQTVQALLINAILNQAPPSPTRLNSAVPPGLEAVILKALAREPSQRYQAAGELGADLERPMALTSATIPIAPKPGLSGSAFVVAAVVLAMAIGAYFIFVLRHQRENPTSSVSPASAAVKNRRSIAVLGFKNLSANPEKSWLSTALSEMMTTELSQGDELRTIAGESIAQMKASLALPDADSFSRQTLARIRQNLGSDDVVLGSYVPLGNGLLRLDVRLQDAIAGETLASVSEKGNESEIDNLISKAGAELRAKLGVGALSDEQSAVVRASLPSNPEAARLYSQGLQKLRLFDARSARDSLEKATQLDPNHAPTHSALAEAWSILGYDAKAKEQAKQALSQSANVSREDRLLIEGRAHEVLTETAAAVESYRALYEFFPDNVDYGLFLIRAQVADGHGKDAEKTLAELRKLTVSDADAVRIDLADATIAYSLSDFKRELAMAERATRRGQAIGASLLVAQGLQHEAEALERMGDSKKTIELSNQARELYISAGDRRGAARQVLRVGDLLFDEGDYRGAKKQFEDSIPVFQEVGAAKSVRAARERIGNVYYATGKQAEAEKAYEQVLSYDQTINDPVALAGDYGNLANALDALGNLAGALRMQQQSLAAFNQAGDRRGASATLNNLGDLFVEVGNLEEAKKYFNQSLALTREINYRRGEPYPMSGLGDTLAAEGDLAGARKQYEQALPLCKEMNDDDFTAQLNASLAGIALAEKRYADGQALAHLAILGYEKANSPGNAAWSQAILARNLLGAGNVSEAQSALAKAVTLVQTSTSQSPHYEVALADARVKARLGKFAEARKELEATLASAHKFGYRLYEYQARLAMGEIGLWAGSASARADLATLENDARAQGALLIANQARELPAEPRSKAK; the protein is encoded by the coding sequence ATGCTGAGCGCACTTGCGGGGACGGGGATGATTGGGCAGCGGTTGTCGCATTACAAAATCGAAGAGCAGATCGGCGCAGGAGGCATGGGTGTCGTCTATCGCGCGCACGATGAGCAACTCGACCGCGATGTTGCCATCAAGGTGCTGCCGCCCGGATCTCTGGCCGACGAGGCCGCTCACAAGCGATTCCGCAAAGAGGCGTTGTCTCTCGCCCGGTTGAATCATCCCAACATTGCAACCGTACACGAATTCGGCAGCCAGCACGGTATCGCCTTTCTGGTCACCGAATACATTCCCGGCATAACGCTCGATGCGAAGCTTGCAGATGGACCGCTGCCACCCGCGGAAGTAATGCGCCTGGGAGTGCAACTTGCGGCGGGACTCGCGGCCGCACATCATCAGGGCATTGTGCATCGCGATCTGAAGCCGGGAAACCTGCGCCTTACCGCCGACGGGCGTCTAAAGATTCTGGACTTTGGCCTGGCTCAGTTGATGCCTCGCGCCAGCGAACTCGGCGAGACAAAAACCGCGACGCAGTCACTGGAAACCAGCGGCACGCTGCCGTACATGTCTCCCGAGCAACTGAGTGGCGAGGTCGCGGACGGCCGCAGCGACATCTGGGCCGCGGGCGCGGTGCTTTACGAAATGTCTACGGGGAAACGTCCGTTCCCGCAGACGGTGCAGGCGCTGCTGATCAATGCGATTCTGAACCAGGCTCCCCCGTCGCCCACCAGGCTCAATTCGGCCGTCCCGCCCGGTTTGGAAGCGGTCATTTTAAAGGCGCTCGCCCGCGAGCCGTCACAACGCTACCAGGCGGCGGGCGAGTTGGGCGCCGATCTTGAGCGGCCCATGGCCCTTACCTCGGCGACGATTCCGATTGCACCGAAACCAGGGTTGAGCGGCAGTGCGTTCGTAGTGGCGGCGGTGGTGCTGGCGATGGCGATCGGAGCATACTTTATTTTCGTGCTTCGCCATCAGCGGGAGAATCCCACGTCATCGGTTTCGCCCGCGTCTGCGGCGGTAAAGAATCGCCGCTCGATCGCAGTTCTGGGCTTCAAGAATCTCTCGGCGAATCCGGAGAAGTCGTGGCTTTCGACCGCGCTTTCGGAAATGATGACCACCGAATTAAGCCAGGGAGATGAACTGCGCACGATCGCGGGGGAAAGCATAGCGCAGATGAAGGCCAGCCTCGCGCTGCCCGATGCCGACAGCTTCAGCCGGCAAACGCTCGCTCGCATTCGGCAAAACTTGGGCAGCGACGACGTGGTGCTGGGCTCTTACGTGCCTCTGGGCAACGGTCTTCTGCGGCTGGATGTGCGCTTGCAGGATGCGATCGCGGGCGAGACGTTGGCGTCGGTCTCCGAAAAAGGAAACGAGTCGGAGATCGACAATCTGATCAGCAAGGCGGGCGCGGAGTTGCGCGCGAAGCTGGGTGTGGGCGCGCTATCTGACGAGCAGTCGGCCGTGGTGCGGGCGTCGCTGCCGTCCAATCCGGAGGCAGCGCGGCTGTACTCGCAAGGTCTGCAAAAGTTGCGCCTGTTCGACGCCCGCTCGGCTCGCGATTCGCTGGAGAAAGCGACCCAACTCGATCCCAACCACGCGCCCACACACTCGGCCCTGGCTGAAGCCTGGTCCATCCTGGGATACGATGCCAAGGCGAAGGAACAGGCCAAGCAGGCGTTGTCGCAGTCGGCAAATGTCTCCCGCGAAGATCGCTTGCTCATCGAAGGACGCGCCCATGAAGTCCTGACGGAAACTGCGGCGGCCGTTGAAAGCTATCGTGCGCTGTACGAATTCTTTCCCGACAATGTCGACTACGGATTGTTTCTCATTCGAGCCCAGGTTGCTGACGGACACGGTAAGGACGCGGAGAAAACGCTGGCGGAGTTGCGCAAGCTGACCGTCTCCGACGCAGACGCGGTACGAATCGATCTGGCCGACGCCACCATCGCCTACTCCCTTAGCGATTTCAAGCGGGAGCTGGCCATGGCGGAGCGGGCAACGCGCCGCGGGCAGGCGATCGGGGCGAGCCTGCTGGTGGCGCAGGGTTTACAACATGAAGCGGAAGCCCTCGAGCGCATGGGGGATTCGAAGAAGACCATTGAACTTTCGAACCAGGCGAGAGAACTCTATATTTCCGCGGGCGATCGCCGGGGAGCGGCCCGCCAGGTTTTGCGGGTGGGCGATCTCCTGTTCGACGAAGGCGACTACCGGGGCGCCAAAAAGCAGTTCGAAGACTCTATCCCCGTCTTCCAGGAAGTGGGCGCTGCCAAAAGCGTTCGCGCTGCTCGCGAGCGCATCGGCAATGTCTATTACGCCACCGGAAAACAGGCCGAGGCCGAGAAAGCTTACGAACAGGTACTAAGCTATGACCAGACGATCAATGATCCGGTCGCGCTGGCCGGGGACTATGGGAACCTGGCGAATGCACTGGACGCTCTTGGCAATCTGGCGGGCGCGCTCAGGATGCAACAACAGTCGCTGGCGGCTTTCAATCAGGCCGGCGATCGCCGCGGGGCCTCCGCTACTTTGAATAATTTGGGCGACCTGTTCGTGGAGGTCGGTAATCTGGAGGAAGCCAAGAAATACTTCAATCAATCGCTGGCGTTGACTCGCGAAATCAACTACCGCCGCGGGGAACCCTATCCCATGTCTGGCCTCGGCGACACCCTGGCGGCTGAGGGCGATTTGGCGGGCGCGCGCAAACAATACGAACAGGCGCTCCCGCTTTGCAAAGAAATGAACGACGACGACTTTACAGCCCAACTCAACGCGTCACTGGCGGGGATCGCGCTGGCGGAGAAACGCTACGCCGACGGTCAAGCGCTGGCTCATTTGGCGATTTTGGGATATGAAAAAGCAAATTCGCCCGGCAACGCCGCCTGGTCTCAGGCAATCTTGGCACGAAATCTTCTCGGTGCCGGCAATGTGAGCGAGGCGCAGAGCGCATTGGCGAAAGCCGTCACCCTGGTCCAGACCAGCACCAGTCAGAGTCCGCACTATGAAGTTGCGCTGGCCGACGCGCGCGTGAAGGCCCGATTAGGCAAGTTCGCCGAAGCTCGCAAGGAATTGGAAGCGACGCTCGCCTCGGCGCACAAGTTCGGCTATCGGCTGTATGAATATCAGGCGCGCCTCGCGATGGGAGAGATTGGGCTGTGGGCCGGCTCTGCGTCCGCCCGGGCGGACTTGGCGACACTAGAAAATGACGCAAGGGCGCAGGGTGCGCTGCTGATCGCGAACCAAGCCCGAGAACTGCCAGCAGAACCGCGGAGCAAAGCTAAGTGA
- a CDS encoding DUF4097 family beta strand repeat-containing protein gives MSSPGATPGFPPPPSVPPYIPPPRRHRSMAGAFVLIVLGIVFLLATSHVLSLARLAHLFASYWPVLLIFWGVIKLLEHQRAQREGTRTTGIGAGGILLVVMIVVFGLIATQLERVNWSGLRDQINIDDSDFSNMFGQSYNFDDHLEQDFPAGASLKVIDARGAVSVHASDDNKITVVVRKRVGAENQEDANKYNGQTKPTITTIGGLVTLDAKSEASGDHAVETDLDISLPRKAPVTIASRRGDVNVVGRDGSVDISAQHSDTSVEEVTGNVKVSQEKGSVKIEQVAGDVHVGGRVDEISVADIKGSVQLDGEFQESVKLARIAKTVTFKSSRTDMEFSHIEGTLDLDSDELHAEQITGPLHLNTRSKNIRLEDVSGDVRLQDDNGAIELGMRTLGNVQIDSRGGDIQLSLPDKAGFRLDARTRDGEIQSDFPELKVDNGEHEAKASGSVGNGSSHIVVNNEHDGIEIRKASSQPPKPPEPPNPKSGKTLPAPKEKVEPTEN, from the coding sequence ATGTCTAGCCCAGGTGCAACTCCCGGATTTCCACCGCCGCCCAGTGTTCCGCCCTATATTCCGCCGCCGCGGCGTCATCGCTCCATGGCAGGCGCGTTCGTTCTGATCGTTCTAGGAATCGTCTTTCTGCTTGCCACCTCACACGTTCTCTCACTGGCCCGCTTGGCTCATCTGTTCGCGAGTTATTGGCCGGTCCTGCTGATCTTCTGGGGGGTGATCAAACTGCTTGAACATCAGCGCGCCCAACGCGAGGGCACTCGCACCACAGGAATCGGCGCGGGAGGAATTCTGCTGGTCGTCATGATCGTCGTCTTCGGCCTGATCGCGACTCAGCTTGAACGCGTCAACTGGTCGGGATTGCGCGATCAGATCAACATCGACGACAGCGACTTCTCCAACATGTTCGGCCAAAGCTACAACTTTGACGACCATCTCGAGCAGGACTTTCCCGCCGGGGCCAGCCTGAAGGTCATCGACGCACGCGGCGCGGTAAGCGTACACGCTTCTGACGACAACAAGATCACCGTGGTCGTGCGCAAGCGCGTGGGCGCCGAGAACCAGGAAGACGCGAACAAATACAACGGCCAGACCAAGCCCACAATTACCACGATCGGCGGACTGGTTACGCTCGACGCGAAGTCCGAAGCCTCCGGCGATCATGCGGTCGAAACCGACCTCGACATTTCCTTGCCGCGGAAAGCGCCGGTTACCATTGCTTCCCGTCGCGGCGATGTGAACGTAGTCGGCCGCGACGGCAGTGTCGACATTTCCGCGCAGCATTCCGACACGAGCGTCGAAGAAGTGACCGGCAACGTAAAAGTCAGTCAGGAAAAGGGCTCGGTGAAAATCGAGCAGGTCGCCGGCGACGTACACGTCGGAGGCCGAGTCGACGAGATCTCGGTCGCCGACATCAAAGGATCGGTGCAACTCGACGGCGAATTCCAGGAAAGCGTGAAACTCGCCCGCATCGCGAAGACCGTGACCTTCAAGTCGTCGCGCACCGACATGGAGTTCTCTCACATCGAGGGCACGCTCGACCTCGATTCCGACGAACTCCACGCCGAGCAGATCACCGGCCCGCTACACCTCAACACCCGCTCCAAGAATATTCGGCTGGAAGACGTGTCAGGCGATGTGCGTCTCCAGGACGACAACGGCGCCATTGAACTAGGAATGCGCACGCTGGGCAACGTACAGATCGACAGCCGCGGAGGCGACATTCAGTTGAGCTTGCCCGACAAAGCGGGATTCCGTCTCGACGCCCGTACGCGCGACGGAGAAATTCAGTCGGATTTCCCTGAATTGAAGGTCGACAACGGCGAGCATGAGGCCAAAGCCAGCGGCAGCGTCGGCAACGGATCGTCCCACATCGTCGTCAACAATGAACACGACGGCATTGAGATCCGCAAAGCCAGCTCGCAGCCACCGAAACCGCCGGAGCCGCCGAATCCGAAGTCAGGGAAGACGCTTCCCGCCCCGAAAGAAAAAGTAGAACCGACGGAAAACTGA
- a CDS encoding oxidative damage protection protein, translated as MAHTVFCVKFKKDMPGLDEPPFDNDLGQKVYDNVSQEAWRMWTEHCKMLLNEYRLNPARREDQEVIVKQMEQFFFGEGSAKPKEYVPPVEKQG; from the coding sequence ATGGCGCACACTGTTTTCTGCGTGAAGTTTAAGAAAGATATGCCCGGACTCGACGAGCCTCCGTTCGACAACGACCTTGGTCAGAAAGTTTACGACAACGTTTCGCAGGAGGCCTGGAGGATGTGGACGGAGCATTGCAAGATGTTGCTAAACGAATACCGGCTAAATCCGGCACGGCGCGAAGATCAGGAAGTCATCGTCAAGCAGATGGAGCAATTCTTCTTCGGCGAAGGCTCGGCCAAGCCGAAAGAGTATGTGCCGCCGGTAGAAAAGCAGGGATGA
- a CDS encoding zf-HC2 domain-containing protein, with translation MPDLTHNGMQCNEFDLLLSDAIDGVLTGTGLDRFHAHARICPLCGPLLAEAEAGRDWLKGLTEVEPPASLVTNILASTTGVDTQRLRTAVRVQPRISWWEHVQATLFGAVLEPIWDIVRQPRFAMSFGMAFFALSVGLTVAGVKPADLRQISLRPAAIRHTYYATQARVVHYYENVRIVYEVESRVNELKRSVAPAEPGRKSQPKPKDDKNDTTQQPEQKQERNYSQTNSNLFLASAPVGPSLNQLNACDLPVVSVTTYRSLV, from the coding sequence ATGCCAGACCTGACCCATAACGGAATGCAGTGCAACGAGTTCGATCTCCTGCTCTCGGACGCCATCGACGGCGTTCTGACCGGGACCGGACTCGACCGCTTCCATGCCCATGCCCGAATTTGTCCGCTGTGTGGGCCGCTGCTTGCTGAAGCTGAAGCGGGCCGCGACTGGCTGAAAGGTCTCACGGAGGTGGAGCCTCCAGCCAGCCTGGTCACGAATATTCTGGCATCCACAACGGGCGTTGACACCCAGCGCCTGCGGACTGCGGTGCGCGTCCAGCCACGAATTTCGTGGTGGGAACACGTGCAGGCCACGCTGTTTGGAGCTGTGCTTGAGCCGATCTGGGATATCGTCCGCCAGCCGCGCTTTGCCATGTCGTTTGGCATGGCCTTCTTCGCGCTGTCGGTGGGCCTGACCGTAGCCGGGGTGAAACCCGCCGACTTGCGCCAGATCAGCTTGCGGCCGGCGGCGATCCGGCACACGTACTATGCCACTCAAGCGCGGGTCGTCCACTACTACGAGAATGTCCGGATCGTTTATGAAGTCGAGTCGCGCGTGAACGAACTCAAGCGCAGCGTCGCGCCCGCCGAACCTGGGCGCAAATCACAGCCCAAACCGAAAGACGACAAGAACGACACAACACAACAGCCCGAGCAGAAACAGGAGCGCAACTACAGCCAAACTAACAGCAATCTCTTTCTGGCCAGCGCTCCTGTGGGTCCGAGTCTCAATCAGTTGAATGCCTGCGATCTGCCTGTAGTGTCGGTGACCACGTACAGGAGCCTCGTATGA
- a CDS encoding DUF5668 domain-containing protein: MNCATHSDTAAVAFCRTCGKPLCNQCTRDVRGVIYCEACLAARMEGQPPAAGTVPPGVPPYAPPYVAPQAGYQQFVDQGPGVQGAGVRVPPGPTSGPNPAVAGILAGFFPIGVGAVYTGQYAKGLTHLGITVLMLIIISSDVPWYVKMIVGISMGFFYVYQIIDSIRTAKAIQTGEPAPDPFGLGSMFSSGPAVGGMAHERFESAKVPVGAAVLIGLGLLFLFNTVFDFSLHRYWPLILIVLGVWLFAKHWGLLGSYRPFCVCERCRTRKLMGPAILVTLGVLFLLDNISNVDFGKTWPAILLVIGVVKLAQSNASSDGHIGLPPGIPPSVPPTYPPANFPQGYVAPPAAPQNSEQPPSSGEVKNV, encoded by the coding sequence ATGAACTGCGCCACTCACAGCGATACCGCTGCAGTGGCCTTCTGCCGCACTTGCGGAAAGCCACTTTGTAACCAATGCACCCGCGACGTCCGCGGCGTGATTTATTGCGAGGCCTGCCTGGCCGCGCGCATGGAAGGCCAACCGCCGGCTGCGGGAACTGTTCCGCCCGGTGTTCCGCCGTACGCTCCGCCATACGTTGCGCCGCAGGCCGGATATCAGCAATTCGTGGATCAGGGACCGGGAGTGCAGGGAGCCGGAGTGAGAGTTCCGCCCGGACCAACTTCGGGACCGAATCCCGCAGTCGCCGGAATTCTCGCCGGATTCTTTCCCATCGGAGTCGGCGCCGTCTACACCGGCCAGTACGCCAAGGGACTCACGCACCTCGGCATCACCGTTCTGATGCTCATCATCATCAGTTCCGACGTGCCATGGTACGTGAAGATGATCGTCGGCATCTCGATGGGCTTCTTCTACGTCTACCAGATCATTGACTCCATACGAACGGCCAAAGCCATTCAGACGGGCGAGCCCGCGCCGGATCCTTTCGGCCTGGGTTCGATGTTCAGCAGCGGCCCGGCCGTCGGAGGCATGGCACACGAGAGATTTGAGAGCGCCAAAGTCCCGGTAGGAGCAGCCGTTCTCATCGGTCTGGGATTGCTCTTTCTCTTCAACACCGTTTTCGATTTCAGCCTTCACCGCTACTGGCCGCTGATTCTGATTGTTCTCGGCGTGTGGCTGTTCGCGAAACATTGGGGTTTGCTCGGATCTTACCGGCCATTTTGCGTATGCGAGCGCTGCCGAACCCGTAAGCTCATGGGCCCCGCAATTCTAGTAACTCTGGGCGTCCTGTTTTTGCTCGACAATATTTCCAACGTCGACTTTGGCAAGACCTGGCCTGCAATTCTGTTAGTGATTGGAGTGGTCAAGCTGGCGCAAAGCAACGCCTCATCCGACGGACACATCGGGCTGCCTCCGGGCATCCCGCCCAGCGTTCCCCCAACTTATCCGCCGGCGAATTTTCCGCAAGGATATGTCGCTCCGCCCGCGGCTCCGCAGAATTCAGAACAGCCACCCTCCTCTGGCGAGGTAAAAAATGTCTAG
- the cmk gene encoding (d)CMP kinase: MTNEGKDGAGQRKLIIAIDGPAGAGKSTIASRLARKLGYVNLESGAMYRALALKAIDRDASFDDEAALLKLAENAHIELEPTIGGNRTILDGKDVSSRIRERDVSEGASRVSVHPKVREWMVARQREMGTDGGVVMEGRDIGTQVFPDADLKIFLDADPVVREQRRMAQQKIKGDVDASVAADLRERDRRDRTRAASPLVAAEDAVVINSSSMSEDEVLARVEELVSRKLCS; encoded by the coding sequence ATGACGAACGAGGGAAAAGACGGAGCGGGCCAGCGCAAGCTGATCATCGCTATCGACGGCCCGGCGGGAGCCGGCAAGAGCACGATCGCATCGCGACTGGCGCGGAAGCTCGGCTATGTGAATCTGGAGAGTGGGGCGATGTATCGGGCGCTGGCGCTGAAGGCGATCGATCGGGATGCGTCGTTCGATGATGAAGCGGCATTGCTCAAGCTGGCCGAGAATGCGCACATTGAGCTGGAGCCGACCATCGGCGGCAACCGAACGATTCTCGATGGCAAAGATGTCTCTTCGCGCATCCGCGAGCGCGACGTTTCCGAGGGAGCTTCGCGGGTTTCGGTGCATCCTAAGGTTCGCGAATGGATGGTTGCCCGGCAGCGGGAAATGGGAACGGACGGTGGAGTGGTGATGGAAGGCCGCGACATTGGAACCCAGGTTTTTCCCGACGCCGATTTGAAAATTTTTCTCGATGCCGACCCCGTGGTGCGCGAGCAGCGCCGCATGGCGCAGCAGAAGATCAAGGGCGATGTGGATGCGAGCGTGGCTGCCGACCTGCGTGAGCGCGACCGGCGCGACCGCACCCGGGCGGCGTCCCCGCTGGTGGCGGCCGAGGATGCGGTGGTGATCAACTCGTCTTCGATGAGTGAGGACGAGGTGCTGGCGCGGGTGGAAGAATTAGTGAGTCGGAAGCTGTGCAGTTGA
- a CDS encoding sigma-70 family RNA polymerase sigma factor, translating to MEDVQVVAMLVRRCIAGDAAAWEEIVQTYNRRIYNICYRFAGSGDDAEDLTQEVFIKMYRTLSSYDHTKGAFVTWVTTITRNLLVDHFRKTKQDRMTDSMDTAASDHEDAQPLSEQIPDQSAPPDAHVRSREVGETVHAALAKLSPELREAVILRDLQDMDYREIAVVLRVPEGTVKSRINRGRAELARLLQRTYRQVM from the coding sequence GTGGAAGACGTCCAGGTTGTTGCGATGCTGGTCCGGCGCTGTATTGCCGGGGACGCCGCTGCCTGGGAGGAAATTGTGCAGACTTACAACCGGCGCATCTACAACATCTGCTACCGCTTTGCAGGATCGGGGGACGATGCCGAAGACCTCACGCAAGAGGTTTTCATCAAGATGTACCGCACGCTTTCCAGTTACGACCACACCAAAGGCGCGTTCGTGACCTGGGTGACGACTATCACGCGCAACCTGCTGGTGGATCATTTTCGCAAGACCAAGCAGGACCGGATGACCGACTCCATGGACACCGCCGCCTCCGACCACGAAGACGCTCAGCCGCTCAGTGAGCAAATCCCGGACCAATCCGCTCCGCCCGACGCCCACGTACGCAGCCGGGAGGTCGGCGAGACCGTTCACGCGGCATTGGCCAAGCTTTCGCCAGAGCTTCGGGAAGCAGTGATTCTAAGGGACTTACAAGATATGGACTACCGCGAAATTGCTGTTGTTTTGAGGGTACCGGAGGGCACCGTGAAATCACGAATAAATCGAGGGCGGGCGGAACTTGCACGCCTGCTACAACGTACCTATAGGCAGGTGATGTGA
- a CDS encoding nuclear transport factor 2 family protein has translation MAELQTVPAETELLQRVYAAFNRRDIETVLAEMHDDVDWPNGMEGGRVLGKAAVRDYWTRQFDVLDPNVEPKKFTRQADGRISVGVHQVIHDKSGKLVADQMVRHVYEIRDGLIRGMEIQTID, from the coding sequence ATGGCGGAACTGCAAACCGTGCCGGCGGAAACTGAACTGCTCCAGCGCGTCTATGCGGCGTTTAACCGGCGCGATATCGAGACCGTACTCGCTGAGATGCATGATGATGTCGACTGGCCCAACGGGATGGAAGGTGGCCGCGTGCTGGGCAAAGCCGCAGTGCGGGACTATTGGACACGTCAGTTCGATGTGCTCGACCCCAACGTTGAGCCGAAAAAGTTTACGCGGCAGGCCGACGGTCGAATCTCGGTTGGGGTCCATCAGGTGATTCACGACAAGAGCGGAAAGCTAGTCGCGGATCAGATGGTCCGTCACGTGTACGAAATTCGAGACGGTTTGATTCGCGGCATGGAGATTCAAACCATCGATTAG
- the gluQRS gene encoding tRNA glutamyl-Q(34) synthetase GluQRS → MTASLPNAPNLYRGRLAPSPTGLLHLGHARTFWVAAQRAAERGGQLIFRNEDLDSQRCRPEFVQAMFEDLRWLGIEWSEGPDRGGPVGPYAQSERREHYFEAWKKLRDGGWIYPCTCSRKDVATTVDAPNDTDDEPVYPGTCRPDAAVPEAAPLRDRGTSQAAVATWPVATSALQASEPRGVNWRFRVPDGEEICFTDLHLGPQRTVAGRDFGDFIVWRRDDVPAYQLAVVVDDATMGITEVVRGADLLKSTARQILLFRALGLPKPDYYHCDLVRDEAGVRLAKRHDSLSIRKLREMGWTAERVRAG, encoded by the coding sequence GTGACCGCATCCTTGCCAAATGCTCCCAACCTGTATCGCGGGCGCCTAGCGCCTTCGCCGACCGGACTGCTTCACCTTGGGCATGCGCGTACGTTTTGGGTTGCGGCGCAGCGCGCAGCGGAACGAGGCGGGCAGCTTATTTTCCGCAATGAAGATTTGGATTCACAGCGCTGCCGTCCGGAGTTCGTGCAGGCGATGTTTGAAGATTTGCGCTGGCTGGGGATTGAGTGGAGCGAGGGACCGGATCGCGGCGGACCGGTGGGTCCGTACGCGCAGAGCGAACGGCGGGAGCATTATTTCGAGGCATGGAAGAAGCTGCGCGATGGGGGATGGATTTATCCGTGTACCTGCTCGCGGAAGGATGTGGCGACTACGGTGGATGCGCCGAATGATACGGATGATGAGCCGGTTTATCCGGGAACATGCCGGCCGGACGCTGCTGTGCCCGAGGCCGCTCCGCTTCGCGATCGCGGGACGAGCCAGGCGGCCGTCGCCACATGGCCAGTTGCGACGTCGGCCTTGCAAGCCTCAGAACCTAGAGGGGTCAATTGGCGGTTTCGCGTGCCGGACGGGGAAGAGATTTGCTTTACCGATCTCCATCTGGGGCCGCAGAGGACGGTAGCGGGCCGGGATTTTGGGGATTTTATTGTATGGCGGCGTGACGATGTGCCAGCTTATCAGTTGGCCGTGGTCGTCGACGATGCCACGATGGGCATCACCGAAGTTGTGCGCGGAGCGGATTTGCTCAAGTCAACGGCGCGGCAGATTCTTTTGTTTCGCGCTCTGGGGCTGCCCAAGCCCGATTATTATCACTGCGATCTGGTGCGGGATGAGGCGGGAGTGCGGCTGGCGAAGCGCCATGATTCCTTGAGCATCCGCAAGCTAAGGGAAATGGGGTGGACGGCGGAGCGGGTGCGTGCAGGATGA